One genomic segment of Tubulanus polymorphus chromosome 4, tnTubPoly1.2, whole genome shotgun sequence includes these proteins:
- the LOC141904544 gene encoding uncharacterized protein LOC141904544: MSRFVGRTYSRVNRDKSVAAGKNFDDIINAKDSSNKASNMPRTSTAMQKWGVTSFTSVRAGKSLISEDESIDVKRRRMEADVFGDPFSFDDDDPQSPVKGKKVPKVKLKKASLLKQNSAPTSRGKRSGVGGASSVKSSTTNTAKNNAKNSNQTSLKFTYSRVNKTLSQSATTEPVPNLTRASSAPGVFKTPAKTSRASKNSKKSSDNQQLTMDSFTSANEESTAAGSRPTLKITPSSGDRSDSSDDCVPIWKRGLNSKQAIVSADTDKQLSSDDLWDSIIGLGAKKESKKPSSNWSLAPAETWLGSSPDHTYFRSPKKDDCNDFTSDRPKPAFSDNDSDMDTDALLPTTESSQDSRNDDSAYSSSRDVAAFTSSQSTRGSGGVNSNDVSKPTTSRKSNELLARIHGKNGRVTNIKNSAAAAAANSDSDSDREGGKKKGKISVSHLLPLTSKEREAKELSEIRKNTSSTAAEPTTSVKTQKTIFTSKQRRLITSPSKSPAKRYNVRQWQSTSPEMEAIASEGTSKNRGSSGSTSTNVCSSEMSKLALDFPDDTNTQISNTKITRRQKDARRPWDQTQTVTALHVPKDAKQLYTVVKNVKEAHECQEHGETQEFFDDIEYLLAGLDATHSFTTRCLSTLSFANKCLMPAFRMHLRAHGTVTKIFGALLNASENPSLALSTAAIMYMMSRDRMNMDVDVHTLELMINLLSLDIKKSDKLNRNVCKDYERMKQKVTLVIEQLKKDGGAKSIELSEISTGNLAMETLLSLTSRRAGDWFKDEMRHLGGLEHIVDTVSECSDELDENSLEITTVTIEHLKKIERCLRVLEHVTYLNSDNQMFLISYNTSVLVNCLCMLLKLCIRLLAFNSINTDLESSNKPSPVRTVLDCLMAVLKVLLNITHDNEWGSAKVGSLDGILAIVLRCTQTVSESLPHDEQFDLLVLSLGLLINLTEHNEANRRMLVNTSILLDPLAPTPTDEDDEPNTVGALQLLTSLFNQKEQAASQLEDSVSKPSAGAAMSADGGAATAAADESGEWQESDSGLLWVIGKKKKGANGGEDDDSDDENHIEIIPSSQEENENFTKALHKAGKHMEDSIVAAYAALLLGCIVQDNRMLVDRVRKHLPDGSFAPMVKILIKFLGFINLTSAVSQAGTKSIAKVIETLESL; the protein is encoded by the exons ATGTCTAGATTCGTCGGTAGAACCTACAGTCGAGTAAACCGCGACAAATCGGTGGCGGCCGGAAAAAACTTTGACGATATCATCAACGCGAAAGATTCGAGCAATAAAGCGTCGAACATGCCTCGAACATCGACGGCGATGCAGAAATGGGGCGTAACGTCGTTTACGTCGGTACGAGCGGGAAAATCTCTGATCTCCGAGGACGAATCTATCGACGTTAAGAGACGACGCATGGAGGCGGACGTTTTCGGCGATCCGTTCTcgttcgacgacgacgacccGCAATCTCCGGTTAAAGGCAAAAAAGTGCCGaaagtcaaattaaaaaagGCGAGTCTCCTGAAACAGAACAGCGCTCCTACCTCGCGAGGGAAACGCTCGGGCGTCGGCGGCGCCTCGTCGGTGAAATCATCGACGACGAATACTGCTAAAAACAACGCGAAAAATTCGAATCAGACTTCGTTGAAATTTACGTATTCGCGCGTGAATAAAACTCTATCGCAATCGGCAACGACGGAACCAGTACCGAACTTAACGCGAGCGTCATCGGCTCCAGGCGTGTTTAAAACACCGGCGAAAACGAGTCGCGCTTCGAAAAATAGTAAAAAGTCGTCCGATAATCAACAACTAACGATGGATAGTTTTACGTCGGCGAACGAGGAATCGACCGCGGCCGGATCTCGTCCGACGTTAAaaataacgccctctagtggagATAGAAGCGACAGTAGCGACGATTGCGTCCCGATCTGGAAACGAGGCCTCAACTCGAAACAAGCGATCGTTTCCGCGGATACGGATAAACAATTGAGCAGCGATGATTTGTGGGATAGTATAATCGGACTAGGCGCGAAAAAAGAGTCGAAAAAGCCGTCGTCGAACTGGTCGCTGGCTCCGGCTGAAACGTGGCTCGGCTCGTCACCTGATCATACGTATTTTCGTAGTCCGAAAAAAGACGACTGCAACGATTTTACGTCGGATAGGCCTAAACCAGCGTTTAGTGATAACGACAGTGATATGGACACGGACGCGTTGTTACCGACGACGGAATCGTCGCAGGATTCTCGCAACGACGACAGCGCGTACAGTTCGAGCCGCGACGTTGCGGCTTTTACCAGCAGTCAAAGTACGCGCGGTAGCGGCGGCGTTAACAGCAACGACGTCTCGAAACCGACGACCAGTCGAAAATCAAACGAACTTCTCGCTCGAATTCACGGTAAAAACGGTCGCGTGACGAACATTAAAAActcggcggcggcggcggctgCGAACTCGGACTCGGATTCGGACCGCGAGGGCGGAAAGAAGAAGGGAAAGATTTCGGTGTCGCATTTGCTGCCGTTGACTTCGAAGGAACGCGAAGCTAAAGAACTGAGTGAAATTCGTAAGAATACATCGTCTACTGCTGCTGAACCTACGACTAGCGTTAAAACACAGAAAACTATCTTCACTTCGAAACAAAGACGTTTAATAACCAGTCCAAGCAAG TCACCTGCAAAGCGATACAATGTCCGACAATGGCAATCAACGTCTCCTGAAATG GAAGCGATTGCGAGCGAAGGTACGAGTAAGAACCGCGGTTCGTCCGGTTCTACGTCGACGAACGTCTGTTCGAGTGAAATGTCGAAGTTGGCTCTCGATTTTCCCGACGATACGAATACTCAGATATCCAACACGAAGATTACCCGCCGTCAGAAAGATGCTCGCCGTCCGTGGGACCAAACCCAAACAGTTACAGCTTTACACGTTCCAAAAGATGCTAAACAA TTGTACACTGttgtgaaaaatgtgaaagaAGCTCACGAATGTCAGGAACACGGAGAAACCCAGGAGTTTTTTGACGACATCGAATATTTGTTAGCTGGACTCGACGCTACTCATTCCTTCACCACTCGATGTTTAAG CACTCTGAGTTTCGCGAACAAGTGTCTAATGCCAGCGTTTCGGATGCATTTAAGAGCGCACGGTACGGTGACGAAAATATTTGGAGCCTTACTAAACGCCAGTGAAAATCCT AGTTTGGCTTTGTCGACAGCTGCTATAATGTATATGATGAGCAGAGATAGGATGAATATGGACGTCGATGTGCACACGTTAGAACTGATGATCAACCTGTTGAGtttagatatcaaaaaatcCGACAAACTCAACAGAAACGTCTGCAAAGATTACGAACGCATGAAACAAAAAGTGACTCTCGTCATCGAGCAGTTGAAAAAGGACGGCGGCGCGAAATCGATAGAACTCAGCGAAATATCG ACGGGAAATCTGGCAATGGAGACACTATTGAGTCTAACGTCTCGTCGAGCTGGTGATTGGTTCAAAGATGAAATGCGCCACCTGGGGGGACTGGAACACATCGTCGACACAG TGAGTGAGTGTTCAGATGAACTCGATGAAAACTCGCTAGAAATTACGACCGTTACGATAGaacatctgaaaaaaatagaacGATGTCTGCGCGTGCTTGAACAT gtAACATATCTCAATTCAGATAATCAAATGTTCCTCATTTCATATAACACATCCGTACTTGTAAATTGTCTATGCAT GTTGTTAAAGTTATGTATTCGATTATTAGCATTTAACAGTATTAATACAGATCTGGAATCGTCTAATAAGCCATCTCCAGTTCGTACCGTGTTGGACTGTCTGATGGCTGTGCTCAAGGTGCTATTAAATATTACTCATGATAATG AGTGGGGCAGTGCTAAAGTCGGCAGTCTAGACGGAATATTAGCGATAGTGTTAAGATGTACACAGACAGTGTCCGAATCACTTCCTCATGACGAGCAATTTGATCTGCTAGTGTTG aGTCTCGGTTTATTGATAAATCTCACAGAACACAATGAAGCAAACAGACGTATGTTAGTGAATACATCGATTCTACTCGACCCTCTGGCTCCGACTCCGACTGATGAGGATGACGAGCCGAACACCGTCGGAGCGTTACAGTTACTCACCTCC ttattcaaccaaaaagagcAAGCCGCTTCACAATTAGAAGATTCGGTCAGTAAACCTAGCGCCGGCGCGGCAATGTCGGCAGATGGAGGCGCTGCTACTGCTGCCGCTGATGAGAGCGGGGAATGGCAGGAATCTGATTCCGGGTTACTATGGGTGATCGGTAAAAAGAAAAAGGGAGCCAACGGTGGAGAGGATGATGATAGCGACGATGAAAACCATATCGAAATCATTCCCAGCTCTCAagaggaaaatgaaaatttcactAAAG
- the LOC141904247 gene encoding putative ATP synthase subunit f, mitochondrial encodes MGFGEYPAGYNPKVHGAYNPARSYGRPDTTLGETKIGELGSWLSRRSYNPQTMLQAVNRNYWKWAQKWVLVKKTNLAPFIQMGMIVSFGYYFYQYRSHTNHRHAKYH; translated from the exons ATGGGATTTGGCGAATATCCTGCCGGTTACAACCCGAAAGTTCACGGGGCTTACAACCCTGCTCGAAGTTATGGTAGAC cTGATACAACCTTAGGCGAAACTAAGATTGGAGAGCTGGGATCATGGCTCAGCAGACGTAGCTACAACCCTCAGACTATGCTCCAAGCTGTGAATAGAA ATTACTGGAAATGGGCACAGAAATGGGTCCTTGTGAAGAAGACAAATTTAGCTCCATTCATACAGATGGGTATGATCGTATCATTTGGATACTATTTCTATCAATATCGCTCCCATA CCAACCACCGTCATGCCAAGTACCACTAA